GGTACGAAGGAATAATAGGAAAAAATGAATTAGTGGTGCGGAAAATCTATTTGCATATTGCACCAAAATAAGAAAGCAGCTAAACATCGAATGCCTAGATGTCGATACTGTCTATACTATATACAACTTATATTTCATTTTTAAAAGCCAATTCATCATTTTGCTTCTAGGAACTGTAGTTGGGAAGAGAACTGTATTTAACTTCCACTGGtgagaaattcctagaaaagcTAACTTTGGTTAAGTTGCATAGCAATACAATAAACTGGTTTTACAAGGGAAAGAGTTCCAAATGTTGATGATCAGGGATCAAGGAACTCATTGATCTGCAATGACGTGGCTTACAATGCTACAATAGGACATGCATTAATACCCAGAAGTAGTTTCTGTTattcaaaatatcaaaattcaACCATACCAGTTTTATTGGTCCATATATTTCAGGAACGGACAACATAATTTCTTCATTCCAGACTGGATTCAAGTTACTTGATATTACCCTTGTCTGGGAAGTCTGTAAGCAACAGGAACAAATCAATTTCAAACGAAAATTATCACCATTCATGAACCTTCAACTTTAAATAATAGATAAGGAGCAACGGTTGTGCGAAAACATATGCCATCAAGAACAACCAACCTGTGTGCCAAGGTTCAAAACAACATATGGATCACTTGTCTTTATATCTCTAATAGCTAAATTGGTGCCTTTAATCACTTTCACCTTCAACATTCCAATAAATTCCACCATACCTTCCTGTTATTACCACCAATATTAGTCATATACTCAGAAAATCACTCTCAAGAATACATGCATTGCCAATGCTGCCAAAGTAATAAATTAAAGTGATGCAAAGTTTGATTCGAAAACTTTCATTTCATCCGGGAAGACAGCAATTCAACTCGGAAAATCTAGTTCACAAAACTTGCAAATATGGTCAAATCCAAAGTTTCTCCCAGTCCTTTAATCGAAATTTCTCTAAACAATAAAAATAGTCAGATAATCAAAGGGCTAGCGCACACAACAAAATTACCGTTCTCTTTGAACTACCACCATCGATGCGACTTTTTGCGGAGTTTGAATTTGGACCGCCTTTCCCAGACACAATGCGCAAGCCAGGTTTCAAAAATTCTTGATTCTCATATTTTGACCTGAAGTGAAAATAGTTGCAATTAAAATGGCATTCAATTAACTAGAGCATTTGCTTGACAGATGGAAAAAGAAAATCTTAAAGTCAAGGAAAAAATTGACTTAACAAAAGATTTGGACAAAAACTACGGGCCAGAGAGATGGAGAGAAGAAAGGGAAAATAGGGGGGGACTTGTGACATTACTACTTTGAGTCTAATTTCATTGGGGAAAAAATGGAAGAGATATTTCATGGATGAATTTCATATCTAATTTACTCATGGAGCTCTTGTATAAAAATAACCACTCCAGTTTTATCTTCAACGAAACATACCCATCATGGCAATCAGAGATAATAAGACTATCAAAATGAACAAAATGATGCACAGAGAAGCAGATAGGTGTATGTGCGAATGAAAACATGACTAACACTATAAAATTTGCACGCTGTTCATGGCTGGCATCTGGTTCAGGTTTTTTATGTCCTTCTGGAATATAAGCCTCATATATTGAATTAGCAGCAGCATTCCCCCCAACTTCAATCATTGAATCAATTTCTTCTTCTGTCCATTCATCCAAAGTCACAGATAAAATCTGAAAGtaaaaaataacatcatcaaaagGATAAATTAGCATTTAGCCATTTATGCTGCTCCTAACTAGATAGAGCCCATGGGAACAAACTAGGTCAGATTCATATGAGTGGTCTTGCTAGCAAACAATGGGATAAAAGGTTATAGGTTAATATATATCAACATATACACCTAATAGACTAGTAAGAAACTGGACAAGGTGTAAATGAAATCATTTTCCTAAGGTATGAAGAACGGCTTTACCCTATCTATCATCCATTCCTTACAAAAGTTGTGAGAAATTAAATGCCAGAACATATGAACTATCatccatttatttttttatttttttggtttatttcTGGTGGCCATCCTTTTAATTTGTTCAAGACATCAGAAAGGACACTCAATTTAAGCTTAAAATATTAGACATTATGGGTGAAAACATAATCATGAGTAGAGTGGATCTGCATTCAGCAATGCCTTCCACTTCAGTACAGCCTATGAATTGTCTACCTTTGATATATGAGAACCAAGGCTTCTGTGCACACCACAACATTTTAAGCAAACAAATACTCCAATATTGGCTGACCTGAAatacagtgaaaaaaaaaaataaattcaagggttaaaaacaaaattcattttattttattcgcaAAGGTAGTCAGCTACAGCTTAGCAGATATCATATTCCTTAATCattcacacacaaaaaaaaaaaagaaaaaaaagtcagCATTCAAACCCCAATTCTGTGTATTAGTAATACTAATAACCCTTAATACAAACAAAAATCATCACGAATGCAAAGGAGAAACACTTACGCCCATTTAGGATCTGGAGCATTACAATCAGCACAAACACGATTATCCTGCTGAAGCAATAAATCTTTCAACCTTCTTTTACCTGTAAAAGACCTGGTGATTATTCAACTTTGCAAGCAAAATGAAAGAATAATACACTGGTGTCACCCATGATTAGACAATATTATACATAACGTCCCTTAATTTGTCCTACCTACACTAATATCCACTAGGAGCTCCCAGGGTCATATTCCATAAACTTGGTTAGTTAGTATATACAAGGGCAGCCTGGTGCAGAGTATCCTACACTACACAGGTTCCAAGGAAGGGTTCCAGCCAAAAGGTGTAAAGCAGGCACCCACCTAACCTATTGCAAGCATCTGTGGCTGACTTGAATCGGTAACCTTGCGGCCACACGGTTACAAGGCCATAAGGCTCCCCTTTTGGAGGTTACTATATATATACAAAGTACAAAGTATAGTGGTGTGAAAAATCTAAGGAGTTTAGGAGGTCAACGTAATTCCGCAACCCTTTTTCTCTCTATCTCCATTTCTGAGTATCTAAAGAATCTTAAGCTACTATAGTAAACTTCAAACTCTTTAGGATAGTTTGATCATCAATACATACTACCACACTAATTAACTATCACAAAATTACCTGAGGCAGGCCTCCCAAGTTCCACGCGGGAATTCCTCATTGATTTATGCTTGAAACCCCAGCCAAGCACAGATCTCTTTTtccttgtttcttcttcttctaattattttttttttcactctcagaaaccaaaaatcaattttttatactTGTTTACCTGCATCAAATTGGTTAATGGTGAAATCAGTGGTTATAACGGCGCTAATCCGAGTTGTTAAATGAGAATGGATTTCTTTTTCTGGATACTAATAAAAATACAGCTCTGAGATAGTGAAATCGAATGTCCAAAAATATATATGCATCAAATGAACCTTAtcattgaaaaattgaagaaataaataaataaatattatgtgAATGTAGAAATGTGATCGGAATAGGCAacgaaagagagagagggagagagaattaCCGGTGAACGGAGGAAATCGGAAATAGAGACGGAGAATGAGAGAGATGCGGTGTTTTTCCCTTTTATGGATTCAGCCAATTGGATCAGAACTTCACAACTctgattttcttttgttctgttctTTAATTCTCTTCGTTTTCCGTtttcgttttatttatttatttattttttactttcgtAATTAAGAAAAAAACAGAGAAGTATCACATTTCAACTACAATAAATCACCATTtcgagtcaccaaaaaaattaatCACCATTTCTAACATTTAAAcgttcattaaaaaaattaaactatattcattaaaaaataaaattaaacaaaaatatcaaattaatttatatattttatagttaAAACTAGTGTATGTTCCCGTACTTTGTAcggaataatacataaaattatattaaaaattttattaaaaaattaaataatatatataataattattattataaatattttataaagttataattaaaatcaaaattcaaaatttttaatattaaaatattaaaaataattagtatttgtcttaatcaatttgagtttgttaagtgatcatctcactcatccgcttaaacaactattaggagttagaatctcgCCTTGTGTATATAGCAATCCATTAGCTAGCGATAAATCCTTGATAAATTGAGTATCAATACGTGGTTAGACTTGGCAGGAGTTTTCGAATATGCAGGTACCCGACCCGTCCATACCCAGATGAAAAAGGTAATAATTTGACCCGAGTCGGGACAAATTTTGCTCAAGACAGGGTTTGATCGGATTTAGGGTATACCCGCcccgaatatatacatataaacacggAATTAGGATTTGCCTCACATCACACATATGATTCATAGCTTCAGTCTATACTCTATAGCCATGCAAGATAAACTCAATCATCCTCAcctaaaatcttcttcttctcaactTCTTCACAAAAAAACCGCATAGCTCCTGTCATATTGTTGCTGAGTTCATCGCCGCTTACCTATTCACAACTCTCATCTTCCTTCACAGCCAAAGACGGACTCACGTTTAATATAGAGGGGGCATTTGccccacaaatttttttttttaaaaagtaatacttatatacatatataccacttattatattatatttgtctcaaaataaaatataaatagttcttttgtattttatgttaataatattttgttaaacttaacacataataataattatattgttaaatttgatttagtatgaaaaataaataaatacactcaaaaattaatgataattaattatattatattagttaaataattaataattaaattaaaacttaattttttaattaaatacaacttaaattattagtgatttttcaaaaattgtttaagataaaaatatattatctatgtattaatatactgtaattattttgattaaaaaatttatttatactataaaattataataagtagatttgacaattaagtaaaataattattaaaaatatatatataaaaataatatttaatcatgttaaaaataaaaaagtccttATAAAtatgtttttgttattttaaatattatactatgtgtatgaaattatatttttattattttaaatattataataatgattgtgtgtatatttctaattcttatcaatatgtattagatagttttaattttaaattttgaatatatctaaACCAATTTAGATTGATCAAATGATCAACTTAGTCGTTCGCTTAAATAAGTATTGAGGATTCGAATTCTGTCTCGTATATATAGCAACTCATTGCCGGCCAATTGTAGATTGTTAAATGGAATTCAAATTCATGACGGACCTTAACTTGTTGAATATCGTGGGaagtaaaaaaatatctatacctaaattttattatacttTTGTCCCCATTACTAAATTTTTCTGGGTTCGTTACTGTTCACAGCTTATGTCATCATCGCTGCTCATCCTGTTACTGTCGTTGTTGAGCCCGTCGCCACCATTCTCCTGCCGAGTTTCTTTTCTCTAGGTAaattttcctctctctctctctctttctctctctcattgtgagtctgttaagttcttctcttcttcttccacatacTCATCACTTAGTCGCATTCGCTATGAGCCCGGACGTTACCGTTGCAGTTTCATCTGAGTCTGTCaccgaataaaatagaatttttattcaagttaaaaataggcatgcatgagatcatttttgcatgtaatttttgaattttcttatccaaatttgatctatgtggttGAGTATTTTAGTATGAGATCTTCGTAGTTTTGTTGtgacactaatgtgataaaaatttcggtaatttcataactaatatatgagatagaccagattattaaagtaataagagAAATAACATTCAGATTTACGCGTAAAATTTATAAGAGGTTATCtcaggaaaatatatatttataacccAAATagaagattgttaggaaattattatttcttaatatatttatggataatacatatattaattataatcgtaaattaagtaatttcacattaaatgacttatataacggtgatctcatttattgtcataaatattaaattaaataagtcattattatttttgatttggataaatgagattaaaatcataaatactattttatttgagttttagggtttaatgaatgtcacactcaaatataaataatggctttagaatttttgtctccaacacatcaaactCGCCTTCGTAGCTCTTTTTCCACAGTAAAATTGTGATTCAGCCCTATAAAAAATACAGAAGGTTTTGGTTgacgaagatcaaagaaccacaagAGTCAAGCTCTCTGATCTCAATCATACTCTCGAATGAAGAGACGCTTTCGCGctcttagttatattttttaatgatttaacatggatgatcttgaggatgagaaatcctaaattttttagctaaaataaaaattttattcaatcaaatgataataaataattttattgaattaaattatattaatgtgatcattggatgataaataatgctagaaaaataaataaataatattttaagagtataaaaatattaaattgtcatttcaatttacttttttactcaacgataataaatatcttaaattaattaaatttttacaaaatttatacacctaaaattatttcattttttcaaaaaaattttgaaaatacaatggttcaatgagaggttgactattgagaattgaatataatatttttaaatttgtattttcaataaaaagatgtacttagttctatccatcctaaataattttatattcactattacttatccatctaaataattctaacatagatagaatattatttttagatgcaaaaaaattaaaatatatttattctatttcaaaaattaatattcatatttaactttGAATTCcaacaaatatgacaaaaaaatattatattttttagttaaaaaattaaagtaaaatatctataaatatatttttgtgctttagctttagatttttcaaaaaaatttggcaagttaatggaatcaaatcatatttctataacatacataagaatgtatattacacataaataaaaaaaattaggtatagtaagaacaaatataattaaaattcatacatttaaaatgtgtttgaactttgaaaaatgaGATGAGACATGAGAACCCACGGACACTTGGCTTCAATGAATCTGTTTACACTATTCAACTCAGTGTTTTTTagctttttgttttcttctcttctatTTCATATGAATTTATTAGTGCCAAACATGCATcacatagaatattttttaacTCCATCCTAATCCATATATTATCTTtgctaaacaaaatataaaagaaaaaaaagacagtaaataaattaaagttattattatttaaagagacagtaaatatattagtatttttgtattttaaattaattaagatctaaatgaaagataacattaatttaaaaaagttaaattaaaattaactcaaacattgatatttaaattataaaaaaaataattttcatattttataaaatatcatactggcggtaattgtaaatatgacgctatttaaaattaaataaagtaacacagataaaacaaataaaaaaataaaaaataacttaatcttgtataaaatttatttataaaattttgtaccaaaaaataaatttaattttagtatattaataatataaaatattttatataatcattcaattcaattagatttatctatttaggtcattattgaaaaataaatttaatataccaACATACAATTACTTTAAATTAAGCAACAATTATCAATACTATATAAGAGACACACTATTACACTCAGAGTGATTGCCATAAggaataattttctaattttctatactaatattagaaagtttatataatactatataataatattatcattatcaatactatatgatatcaaaacaaaacaaaaaaatcaccatgctaatataatattatcaatattatataaatcatctttatatttatttttctgtgcgtatataatatttaattaacacattaagacatatataatattttgttaatacatatataatataaagtaatttacaaattattattaattcgtatataatgtataattaaatttaatgaattcaattaaaataaacaataaattatttattttattttagactttataaatgaataaattaattaactaatataacaaattacaattaatgtagtaaaattaattaaataatatatattataataaattatattaatatttaaatatctaatcaaatcaattagctgatataattaagtcatgataataaattgtattgactgaattaaaataattaaatcgaaaAACACTCTTCAGAGTATACCACATCagttccatcattaagtgcagacattcgatttttatataatagaatagattatTATTCTCAAAACTTACttta
The sequence above is drawn from the Arachis hypogaea cultivar Tifrunner chromosome 4, arahy.Tifrunner.gnm2.J5K5, whole genome shotgun sequence genome and encodes:
- the LOC112796171 gene encoding ADP-ribosylation factor GTPase-activating protein AGD12, which encodes MRNSRVELGRPASGKRRLKDLLLQQDNRVCADCNAPDPKWASANIGVFVCLKCCGVHRSLGSHISKILSVTLDEWTEEEIDSMIEVGGNAAANSIYEAYIPEGHKKPEPDASHEQRANFIVSKYENQEFLKPGLRIVSGKGGPNSNSAKSRIDGGSSKRTEGMVEFIGMLKVKVIKGTNLAIRDIKTSDPYVVLNLGTQTSQTRVISSNLNPVWNEEIMLSVPEIYGPIKLKVFDYDTFSADDIMGEADIDIQPLISSAMACGNAAMFANMQIGKWLKADGNALIEDSIVNIVDGKVIQAMTLKLQNVECGEIDLEIEWIPLDQ